From one Gracilibacillus salinarum genomic stretch:
- the allC gene encoding allantoate deiminase yields the protein MITKKEIDDYNIEDVEALVQWISSFGMSDKGGTNRLLYSQAWQHAQHALKELMVTNGLITSFDSVGNLFGKLKGTSDNPNVILTGSHIDTVIEGGKYDGAYGIIASFLATQILYQKYGLPKKSIEVVSLCEEEGSRFPLTFWGSGSITGKYSLTDAEQITDANGVLFTSAMKEAGFDPLHYQSPHRTDIDAFIEMHIEQGIVLEESKQSLGIVDHIVGQRRFTVQITGESNHAGTTPMPFRKDALCLASRYIHYLTETAKRVDPDLVVTVGKLQVKPNVPNVIAGEVEFSLDVRHYNDNVLDHFCTEFRSYFSSSAEELGMTIRMEPWMEVKPVAMDPKLTLLSKRTAITNNISYRSLASGAGHDAQVFGEYCPTALLFVPSEKGISHSPKEFTKKEDLENGVRILVDYLYELAYA from the coding sequence TTGATTACAAAAAAAGAAATAGATGATTACAACATAGAAGATGTAGAAGCATTAGTACAATGGATTTCCTCTTTCGGCATGTCAGATAAAGGGGGCACGAACCGTTTACTGTACTCTCAAGCATGGCAGCATGCACAGCACGCCCTGAAGGAATTGATGGTGACAAATGGACTGATCACCTCTTTCGACAGTGTCGGAAACCTCTTCGGAAAATTAAAAGGAACATCCGATAACCCGAACGTCATTCTAACCGGCTCTCATATCGACACGGTGATCGAAGGCGGAAAATATGATGGAGCCTATGGCATTATCGCCAGTTTTCTCGCTACTCAGATACTTTATCAAAAATATGGTCTGCCCAAAAAATCGATTGAGGTTGTATCTCTTTGTGAAGAAGAAGGCAGCCGTTTCCCACTAACCTTTTGGGGATCTGGCAGTATTACTGGAAAATACAGCCTTACAGACGCTGAGCAGATTACTGATGCAAATGGCGTCTTATTCACATCCGCGATGAAAGAAGCTGGTTTCGACCCGCTTCATTATCAATCACCGCACCGCACAGATATAGACGCGTTCATTGAAATGCATATTGAACAAGGAATTGTATTGGAAGAAAGTAAACAATCACTAGGTATTGTCGATCACATCGTTGGTCAAAGAAGATTCACCGTGCAGATTACCGGCGAGAGTAATCATGCTGGTACAACGCCAATGCCTTTTCGAAAAGATGCATTATGTCTCGCCTCCCGGTATATTCATTACTTAACCGAAACTGCCAAACGTGTCGATCCTGACCTGGTTGTGACGGTAGGTAAATTACAAGTAAAACCAAATGTGCCTAACGTCATTGCAGGAGAAGTGGAATTTTCATTAGATGTCCGCCATTATAACGACAACGTACTCGATCACTTTTGCACAGAGTTTCGATCTTATTTTTCATCGAGCGCGGAAGAGCTTGGCATGACTATAAGGATGGAACCTTGGATGGAAGTAAAACCCGTCGCAATGGATCCGAAGCTGACATTATTATCTAAGAGAACAGCAATAACTAATAATATTTCCTATCGTTCCCTAGCCAGTGGTGCCGGCCATGATGCGCAAGTATTTGGTGAATATTGTCCAACAGCACTATTATTTGTTCCAAGCGAGAAAGGCATCAGCCATTCTCCGAAAGAATTTACTAAAAAAGAAGATTTAGAAAATGGCGTACGAATATTAGTCGATTATTTGTACGAATTAGCCTACGCTTAA
- a CDS encoding pyridoxal-phosphate-dependent aminotransferase family protein, which translates to MQYTDLSTPTRTIMTPGPVEVDPRVLRAMSNPIVGQFDPSFTTIMNEVMDMLRILFQTKNQWAFPVDGTSRSGIEAVLCSVIEPGDTVLVPIFGRFGYLLTEICERYGANVHTIECEWGTVFEQTTINQKIDEIKPKIVAIVHGETSTGCMQPLDQIGKTCRDRDALLIVDAVASIGGVEMKVDEWMIDALIGGTQKCISVPSGLAPITYNDRVEAVIQARKKVERGISTEEDHQLDETRKHPYIKSNYFDISMLQDYWGPRRLNHHTEATSMLYALREGLRIILEEGLDQRFLRHLYHEKALITGLEAMGLSLFGDAQSKLPTVTCVEIPEGIDPESVRSMLLEQFGIEIAKSFGPLEGKIWRIGTMGYSCRKENILFLLGALEAVLLQHGAPIHIGKATVAALEYYTEQAAATVLSV; encoded by the coding sequence ATGCAATATACGGACTTATCCACACCGACTCGTACAATCATGACACCTGGCCCTGTCGAAGTAGACCCTCGAGTGCTGCGAGCGATGAGCAACCCGATCGTCGGTCAGTTCGATCCATCATTTACTACGATTATGAATGAAGTGATGGATATGCTTAGAATCCTTTTTCAAACCAAAAATCAGTGGGCTTTTCCTGTTGATGGTACTTCCAGATCTGGTATTGAAGCTGTCTTATGCAGTGTTATCGAACCTGGTGATACGGTATTAGTACCCATTTTTGGCCGTTTTGGCTATTTACTTACCGAAATATGCGAGCGATACGGGGCGAATGTGCATACAATCGAATGCGAATGGGGCACTGTTTTCGAACAAACGACCATCAATCAAAAAATAGACGAGATAAAACCAAAGATAGTGGCAATTGTCCACGGGGAAACATCAACAGGATGCATGCAGCCACTTGACCAGATCGGAAAAACATGCCGTGATCGCGATGCACTGCTGATTGTTGATGCTGTAGCTTCGATCGGCGGGGTCGAGATGAAGGTTGATGAGTGGATGATCGACGCATTAATTGGCGGTACACAGAAATGTATATCAGTCCCTTCCGGATTAGCACCCATCACTTATAACGACCGTGTTGAAGCAGTTATTCAAGCACGAAAGAAAGTCGAACGAGGTATATCAACAGAAGAAGATCACCAATTGGACGAAACGAGAAAACATCCTTACATTAAAAGTAATTATTTCGATATTAGTATGTTACAGGATTATTGGGGACCACGTCGCTTAAACCACCATACTGAGGCGACTTCCATGTTGTATGCCTTAAGAGAAGGCCTGCGTATCATTCTGGAGGAAGGTTTAGATCAACGTTTTCTTAGGCATTTGTATCACGAAAAAGCATTAATAACAGGGCTAGAAGCGATGGGATTATCCTTATTCGGGGATGCCCAATCTAAATTACCAACCGTTACGTGTGTTGAGATTCCCGAAGGTATTGACCCTGAATCCGTACGATCCATGCTGTTGGAACAATTCGGCATTGAAATCGCCAAATCCTTTGGACCGTTAGAAGGAAAAATATGGCGCATCGGTACAATGGGCTACAGCTGCCGCAAGGAAAATATTTTATTTCTACTTGGTGCACTAGAAGCAGTACTCCTGCAACACGGTGCACCAATCCACATTGGAAAAGCAACAGTGGCTGCCCTGGAATATTACACAGAACAAGCTGCTGCAACCGTTCTATCCGTTTGA
- a CDS encoding allantoinase: MNTDYDVILRNGQVVLPDRVKKQDIAIKDGKFVCIADSVSGTATQTEDLQGNYVFPGAIDVHVHLNEPGRTDWEGFTSGSKMLAAGGMTTFFDMPLNGIPSTTTLDAFRQKDSIAKEKSLIDYRLWGGLVPGNIDDLEALAEAGVIGYKAFISESGNKEFEAADDMTLLEGMKEIARLGKILALHAESKTITNFLASEKVTQNKRTADDYLASRPIIAEVEAVQRALYYAELTGCPLHFVHISSARAVEKILEAKQNGLDVTVETCPHYLLFSHQDLQTKGAVAKCAPPLREEEERQKLIALLAANKFDMIASDHSPSPFSLKDPDNHDLFSAWGGISGGQFTLLAMLELAIDYDLPFHRVAAWTASHPAERFNLSGKGKIALGYHADFTIIDTSMETVVSPANYFAKHTNSIYMDHHFPCQINQTFQNGRIIYDASSHNFMPVTP; this comes from the coding sequence ATGAATACGGATTATGATGTCATTCTTAGAAATGGTCAAGTCGTGCTGCCAGACCGTGTAAAAAAACAGGATATTGCGATCAAAGATGGGAAGTTCGTATGCATCGCCGATTCCGTTTCTGGTACAGCAACACAAACAGAAGATCTCCAAGGGAACTATGTATTTCCTGGCGCAATTGATGTACATGTGCATCTAAATGAACCAGGACGAACTGATTGGGAAGGATTCACATCAGGATCCAAAATGCTTGCGGCCGGTGGTATGACTACTTTTTTTGATATGCCACTAAATGGAATTCCCTCGACCACCACTTTAGACGCATTTCGCCAAAAAGACAGCATCGCCAAAGAGAAATCCTTGATCGATTATCGCTTATGGGGTGGGCTTGTTCCAGGAAACATTGATGACTTAGAAGCGTTAGCAGAAGCTGGGGTGATTGGTTATAAAGCCTTCATCTCCGAATCTGGCAACAAAGAGTTTGAAGCTGCCGATGACATGACACTATTAGAAGGAATGAAAGAAATTGCCCGTTTAGGCAAGATTCTGGCATTACATGCAGAGAGCAAAACCATTACTAATTTTCTAGCTTCCGAGAAAGTAACGCAAAATAAACGGACAGCTGATGACTATTTAGCCTCGAGACCGATTATAGCAGAAGTGGAAGCAGTACAGCGTGCTTTGTATTACGCAGAACTAACAGGCTGTCCCCTCCATTTCGTTCATATCAGCAGTGCGCGTGCCGTAGAAAAAATACTGGAAGCTAAACAAAACGGACTTGATGTTACCGTCGAAACCTGTCCACACTATTTATTGTTTTCTCATCAGGATTTACAAACGAAAGGCGCTGTTGCCAAGTGCGCACCACCACTTCGGGAAGAAGAGGAAAGACAGAAATTAATAGCACTGCTGGCAGCAAATAAATTTGATATGATAGCATCTGATCATTCTCCCTCACCATTTTCACTAAAGGATCCAGATAATCATGACCTATTTAGTGCCTGGGGCGGAATCAGTGGTGGACAGTTCACATTATTGGCCATGCTTGAATTAGCGATAGACTATGACCTCCCTTTTCATCGAGTCGCAGCGTGGACGGCAAGTCATCCGGCAGAGCGCTTTAATTTATCAGGTAAAGGTAAAATTGCATTAGGCTATCATGCAGATTTCACAATTATCGATACCAGTATGGAGACGGTTGTAAGCCCTGCTAATTATTTTGCTAAACATACCAACTCCATTTATATGGATCACCATTTCCCTTGCCAAATTAATCAAACGTTCCAAAACGGAAGGATTATCTATGATGCTTCCTCACATAATTTTATGCCTGTAACACCCTAA
- a CDS encoding methyl-accepting chemotaxis protein has product MNNHTTQLEIRDRSIFNAINQNLAIIQFDINRRVVNVNRLFQLAMRYNSREEMIGKYHEAFCFPSFTESLDYERFWKKLIIGKTHQDKINRKDALGNSIWLEATYMPVFQEGKVASVLKVATDITERQNTIQDFVNRLEKTAHHLNERADNGQVNQQQLQEMIAQIEIISTKNTDTLTGLQAETKEIQGVVQTIKNIASQTNLLSLNAAIEAAHAGENGKGFAVVAQEVRKLSSKVQHSITEVNTNVQSITNEIRNISEGTLQIQKDLQQGVTQIQQTSEDYRHLSSISETLTKEAGKLKTIV; this is encoded by the coding sequence ATGAATAATCATACAACACAATTAGAGATTCGAGATCGATCCATATTTAATGCTATTAATCAAAACCTTGCCATTATTCAATTCGATATTAATCGTAGAGTTGTTAATGTGAACCGTTTATTCCAACTGGCAATGAGGTATAATAGTAGAGAAGAGATGATCGGTAAATATCACGAAGCTTTCTGTTTTCCATCTTTCACAGAAAGCTTAGACTATGAACGTTTTTGGAAAAAGTTAATAATCGGAAAAACACACCAAGATAAAATCAATCGTAAGGATGCACTAGGAAATTCAATTTGGCTAGAAGCTACATATATGCCCGTTTTTCAAGAAGGAAAAGTAGCAAGCGTGCTGAAAGTTGCTACTGACATTACAGAAAGACAGAACACTATTCAGGATTTTGTTAATCGCCTTGAAAAAACTGCCCATCACTTGAATGAACGCGCAGATAACGGACAAGTCAATCAACAGCAGTTACAAGAAATGATAGCTCAAATAGAAATAATTTCTACAAAAAACACAGACACTTTAACAGGACTTCAAGCAGAAACAAAGGAAATACAAGGCGTTGTCCAGACAATCAAAAACATTGCCTCACAAACGAACTTGTTATCCTTGAATGCAGCAATTGAAGCAGCACATGCAGGTGAAAATGGCAAAGGCTTCGCAGTAGTAGCACAAGAAGTTCGTAAGCTTTCCAGTAAAGTTCAACATTCGATAACAGAGGTAAATACTAACGTCCAAAGTATTACGAATGAGATACGTAATATCTCAGAAGGTACACTACAAATTCAAAAGGACTTACAGCAAGGCGTAACACAAATCCAACAGACCTCTGAAGACTATAGACACCTTTCATCTATTTCAGAAACTTTAACAAAGGAAGCTGGCAAATTAAAAACAATCGTGTAG
- a CDS encoding (2Fe-2S)-binding protein, giving the protein MERSKAIPVEETGSVKETVSFTLNQKQVAIEVDATARLTDIIRNQLNQTGTKLSCGIGRCGACSVIIDSKLVNSCLVMAYQIDGSTISTIEGIWEEESLHPIQQAFLEEGGFQCGYCTPGMILATKALLDQEPDPTDEQIKTALSGNLCRCTGYGGIIRAVKKARIMLK; this is encoded by the coding sequence ATGGAACGAAGCAAAGCAATTCCGGTAGAAGAGACAGGGAGCGTGAAGGAGACGGTTAGCTTCACGTTGAATCAAAAACAAGTAGCCATAGAGGTTGACGCTACCGCTCGATTGACGGATATTATCAGAAACCAGCTTAACCAGACAGGGACGAAACTGTCATGCGGAATTGGCAGATGTGGTGCCTGTTCCGTTATCATAGATAGTAAACTAGTAAACTCCTGCCTCGTCATGGCCTATCAAATAGATGGATCAACCATTTCGACAATAGAAGGAATTTGGGAGGAGGAGTCGCTTCACCCGATCCAGCAGGCCTTTCTCGAGGAAGGCGGCTTCCAATGCGGTTACTGTACACCCGGTATGATCCTGGCAACCAAAGCATTGCTAGATCAAGAACCAGATCCAACTGATGAACAGATTAAAACGGCATTGTCCGGTAATTTGTGTCGGTGTACTGGATATGGAGGAATTATTCGTGCGGTAAAGAAGGCAAGAATAATGCTTAAATAA
- the pucD gene encoding xanthine dehydrogenase subunit D translates to MYQNRDRIRQDGKGKVTGTLKYLTDLTWPDMLYGKILRSRFPHAKIVSISTEKAESLPGVKAVITHQDVPGLNRFGIVTPDQPVLCEDIVRYVGDAIAAVAADSLEIATAAIDLIEVNYEELPVLDSPEKALVNNAPQLHPDGNVLHTANYHAGNIDQGFANCEVVVEETYQLPRQMHTYMETEGGVIVPEDHGGVTVYVGTQHGYKDRFQLSRILNIEEEKIRIVSSPMGGSFGGKDELSIQPYGVLLALKAGLPVKIHQTRKESVISGLKRHPMKITMKTGVDKAGKLLAHKVDILADTGAYATLGPAILDFAVEHATGPYRFEHVAVEGISVFTNNGVSGEFRGFGGNQVTFALEGQIDRLAAKLQVDPIEFRRINIRKTDDPGPMDHRIVATNGASQVLEHIDVHRQYHQNMIPEIDDFKVRGMGVAISMHGGGLGYGRLDPSGGQLTLADDGKIEIAFGFEEAGQGIINVIETIVTEELGIAAEDFRIVIGDTDKVPSSGSTTASRGTSMVWHAVNLMKNDFRNALLDQAVALTGLSKESLELGPGGVFQSTPLYERVIDYQKLANEVSKPVAVSTQFDFPTTPDAVDGGHYLYTFSSTFAQVEINLLTGKVSVLDLDQAVAAGPVVSMKGYTGQIEGGGVMSLGYALMEEAVMKEGKYMTENLDGYLIPGIRDVPFSMGVTAIEDLEKGDPFGPRGVGEIGTVAVAPAIAKAIHDAIGYFPKKLPISSEEVLMAITAGGKRAWNEAKQFR, encoded by the coding sequence ATGTATCAGAACAGAGACAGAATCAGACAAGATGGAAAGGGTAAAGTCACTGGAACATTAAAATATTTAACAGATTTAACATGGCCGGATATGCTATACGGAAAAATATTAAGAAGTCGTTTCCCGCATGCTAAAATTGTATCTATTTCTACAGAAAAGGCAGAGAGCTTACCAGGAGTTAAAGCAGTGATCACGCATCAAGATGTTCCAGGGTTAAACCGGTTTGGGATCGTGACGCCTGATCAGCCTGTGTTATGTGAAGATATCGTACGCTATGTCGGTGATGCAATAGCAGCGGTAGCGGCAGATTCGTTAGAGATTGCCACCGCTGCTATCGATTTAATTGAAGTAAACTATGAAGAACTGCCTGTATTAGACTCCCCGGAAAAAGCATTAGTGAATAATGCTCCTCAACTGCATCCTGATGGTAATGTATTGCACACGGCTAATTATCACGCAGGCAATATCGACCAAGGCTTTGCAAACTGTGAAGTCGTGGTGGAAGAAACCTATCAGCTTCCAAGACAGATGCATACGTATATGGAAACAGAAGGTGGCGTCATCGTGCCAGAAGATCACGGTGGTGTGACGGTATATGTCGGCACACAGCACGGTTACAAGGATCGTTTTCAATTATCAAGGATATTAAATATCGAAGAAGAAAAAATCAGAATCGTCTCAAGTCCGATGGGTGGTTCCTTTGGCGGGAAAGATGAGTTGAGTATTCAGCCGTATGGTGTCCTGTTAGCGTTGAAGGCGGGCTTGCCGGTGAAAATTCATCAAACAAGAAAAGAGTCCGTTATCTCCGGTCTTAAACGGCACCCGATGAAAATAACGATGAAAACTGGAGTAGATAAGGCTGGAAAATTGCTGGCGCACAAAGTAGATATTCTGGCAGATACAGGAGCCTATGCAACATTAGGCCCGGCTATATTGGATTTTGCTGTTGAACATGCTACCGGCCCTTACCGGTTTGAACATGTGGCCGTCGAAGGTATATCTGTTTTTACTAATAATGGTGTATCGGGTGAGTTCAGAGGGTTTGGAGGTAACCAGGTAACGTTTGCACTCGAAGGACAAATCGATCGTTTAGCGGCGAAATTACAGGTCGACCCAATCGAATTCAGAAGAATCAATATTAGAAAAACAGATGATCCAGGACCGATGGATCATCGGATTGTGGCTACAAATGGTGCATCACAGGTGCTAGAGCATATCGATGTACACAGGCAATATCACCAGAACATGATACCTGAGATCGATGATTTCAAAGTGCGAGGCATGGGAGTTGCTATATCAATGCACGGCGGTGGTCTTGGATATGGCAGACTCGATCCTTCAGGCGGTCAATTAACATTGGCAGATGATGGAAAAATAGAAATAGCATTCGGATTTGAAGAAGCCGGTCAAGGTATTATTAATGTGATTGAAACGATTGTAACCGAAGAATTGGGGATTGCAGCCGAAGATTTTCGTATTGTAATAGGCGATACCGATAAAGTGCCATCATCGGGCTCCACCACAGCTTCACGTGGCACCAGTATGGTGTGGCATGCGGTGAATCTGATGAAAAACGATTTTCGCAATGCTTTGCTCGATCAAGCAGTTGCACTAACCGGCCTATCGAAAGAGAGTTTGGAACTCGGTCCAGGTGGTGTATTTCAGTCTACGCCTCTTTATGAAAGAGTGATAGATTATCAAAAGCTTGCGAATGAAGTGTCCAAACCTGTTGCTGTTTCAACGCAATTCGATTTTCCTACCACGCCGGATGCTGTGGATGGCGGACATTACCTTTACACTTTTTCCTCTACATTTGCCCAAGTAGAGATTAATCTGTTAACAGGCAAGGTATCAGTGCTTGATTTGGATCAGGCAGTAGCTGCAGGTCCGGTTGTCAGTATGAAAGGCTATACTGGCCAGATTGAAGGCGGGGGAGTCATGTCTTTAGGTTACGCTTTGATGGAAGAAGCGGTCATGAAAGAAGGGAAATACATGACAGAGAATTTGGACGGCTACCTTATTCCGGGTATACGAGATGTTCCTTTTTCAATGGGGGTTACAGCCATTGAAGATCTGGAAAAAGGTGATCCATTCGGACCACGTGGTGTCGGTGAAATCGGAACAGTTGCCGTAGCACCTGCGATTGCCAAAGCGATCCATGATGCAATTGGTTATTTCCCGAAGAAACTGCCGATATCTTCTGAGGAAGTATTAATGGCGATTACAGCAGGGGGGAAACGAGCATGGAACGAAGCAAAGCAATTCCGGTAG
- a CDS encoding FAD binding domain-containing protein: MGKEIGGETLTEPSVTKVWKPATVEEATMIKNKRKQSAAYIAGGTLLQLQKEQGTPLPSHLIRLDQLTAFSKIQEKEDSVEVGAFVTLAECVHHPLLEGQARLLQEAALAVASPAVRNRGTIGGNIAYGIGDTIPAMLALDCDITWMDEDQKLTTSLWYFLQYARKEEALILSIQIPKQFSSDKRYAFYQKVGRRESFIPSLVTASIVCDKNQRGEIDHIRIAAAGGSSQPVRLENCEAFLIGRSLTNRCLDELHERIVDEFLPASDPFVSKQYKQIVAANLMTAELAKFIEK; this comes from the coding sequence ATGGGCAAAGAAATTGGCGGAGAAACATTAACAGAACCATCTGTAACAAAGGTATGGAAGCCGGCGACAGTCGAGGAAGCGACGATGATAAAAAATAAAAGGAAGCAAAGTGCGGCCTACATCGCCGGTGGTACGCTACTTCAATTACAAAAAGAACAAGGTACGCCGCTTCCTTCACACCTGATTCGACTAGATCAATTAACAGCATTCTCAAAAATCCAGGAAAAAGAAGACAGTGTCGAGGTCGGTGCTTTTGTAACATTGGCAGAATGTGTGCATCACCCACTGCTGGAGGGGCAAGCCAGATTGTTACAGGAAGCAGCTCTTGCTGTGGCTTCTCCAGCCGTCAGAAATAGAGGAACCATCGGTGGGAATATCGCTTATGGTATCGGTGATACGATTCCCGCTATGTTAGCACTTGACTGCGATATTACCTGGATGGACGAAGATCAAAAACTTACGACTTCTTTATGGTACTTTTTGCAGTATGCTCGGAAGGAAGAGGCGCTGATTCTCTCTATTCAGATTCCGAAGCAATTTTCCAGTGATAAACGGTATGCCTTTTATCAAAAAGTAGGTAGACGTGAATCGTTTATTCCTTCATTAGTTACTGCATCAATTGTTTGTGACAAGAATCAGCGAGGTGAGATTGATCATATCCGGATAGCGGCTGCAGGCGGAAGCAGTCAACCGGTTCGGCTAGAAAATTGTGAGGCGTTTTTAATTGGACGATCTCTTACAAACCGATGTCTGGATGAGCTTCATGAACGCATCGTCGATGAATTTTTGCCAGCATCAGATCCATTTGTGTCAAAGCAGTATAAGCAAATCGTTGCTGCTAATTTAATGACAGCAGAATTGGCCAAGTTTATAGAGAAATAG
- a CDS encoding nucleotidyltransferase family protein has translation MRAVNVTGIFLAAGNSKRMGESKLPLPIGESTVGSASLLKALSSHVDSVLVVVQEQDCLDWMTEAVKAQADKFQIIRCKEAFLGQSYSIKAGIRQAKRHQADGAVIMLGDQPFLQVEIINDLVDTFKANLERHLDMQYIAASYEDILRPPILFRSTLFKSLLSIQGDQGARSILRAIQHQGDRIQYQDWKSFYDIDTKDDYQWAKKLAEKH, from the coding sequence GTGAGAGCAGTTAATGTAACGGGAATATTTTTAGCGGCAGGAAATAGTAAGCGGATGGGAGAAAGCAAGCTTCCTTTACCAATTGGCGAAAGCACAGTTGGGAGTGCATCACTCCTGAAAGCATTGTCTTCACACGTGGATTCAGTTCTTGTGGTAGTACAGGAACAGGATTGTCTTGATTGGATGACAGAAGCAGTGAAAGCGCAAGCGGATAAATTTCAAATTATACGCTGTAAGGAAGCTTTCCTTGGGCAATCCTATTCCATTAAAGCAGGTATTCGCCAGGCGAAGCGTCATCAGGCGGATGGAGCTGTAATCATGTTAGGGGATCAGCCGTTTCTGCAAGTGGAAATTATTAATGATCTGGTGGATACATTCAAGGCGAACCTAGAACGCCATTTAGATATGCAATATATTGCTGCTAGTTATGAAGATATATTGCGGCCACCTATCTTATTCCGATCCACCTTGTTTAAAAGTCTGTTAAGTATTCAAGGTGACCAAGGAGCAAGATCGATTCTAAGGGCCATACAGCATCAAGGAGATCGGATACAATATCAGGATTGGAAAAGTTTTTATGATATCGACACGAAGGATGATTATCAATGGGCAAAGAAATTGGCGGAGAAACATTAA
- a CDS encoding XdhC family protein, protein MDDIHEILQAISTHDVEGSVIATIVDVQGSAYKKEGAMMLFSPEGLQTGMLSAGCLEEDLAERIKRFGVGRQAELLTYDMRAEHDLLWGQGSGCNGVIQILVEPVNRALLFHLNKMKDLLNKGKAITVWKELPEGDNRMNYLYQSGTEHFGHVKQDDGFLQVIKTASYLSGEKGVHKLGEMKKRIYCDCYKPKPRLVIFGAGDDAKPLVSLADQSGFNVELADWREGLCNKQRFPEVQQVYVGFPHELQQQITLNPSDFVILLTHNFLRDKELLAYLKNERLRYLGILGSTKRTKRLLGGHEAPANLFSPIGISIDAEGPDEIAVSIVAELIQQKKKQWNEEVTIRESS, encoded by the coding sequence ATGGATGATATTCATGAGATTTTACAAGCCATTAGTACTCATGATGTCGAAGGATCAGTCATTGCAACGATCGTGGATGTGCAAGGCTCTGCTTACAAAAAGGAAGGAGCTATGATGCTTTTTTCACCTGAAGGATTACAAACTGGCATGTTAAGCGCTGGTTGCCTGGAGGAGGATCTGGCTGAAAGAATTAAGCGTTTTGGCGTAGGAAGGCAAGCAGAATTGTTAACCTATGATATGCGAGCAGAGCATGACTTGTTGTGGGGACAGGGGTCAGGGTGTAACGGTGTCATTCAAATTTTAGTAGAACCTGTTAATCGTGCCTTGCTTTTTCATTTAAATAAAATGAAAGACCTTTTAAATAAAGGAAAGGCAATAACGGTTTGGAAGGAGCTTCCTGAAGGCGATAACCGAATGAATTACCTGTATCAATCGGGTACAGAACACTTTGGCCATGTTAAGCAGGATGACGGGTTTTTGCAAGTGATAAAAACTGCCTCGTATTTATCTGGTGAGAAAGGTGTTCATAAATTGGGAGAAATGAAGAAACGTATTTATTGTGACTGCTATAAACCGAAGCCTCGTCTTGTTATTTTTGGTGCTGGTGATGATGCAAAACCATTAGTATCACTTGCTGATCAAAGTGGCTTTAACGTTGAATTAGCAGATTGGCGTGAAGGGTTATGCAATAAACAGCGATTTCCCGAAGTTCAACAAGTCTATGTAGGATTTCCCCATGAATTACAGCAGCAGATAACACTGAATCCTTCTGATTTTGTCATATTATTAACTCACAATTTTCTGCGAGACAAAGAACTGTTAGCTTACCTTAAGAACGAACGACTGCGATATTTAGGAATATTGGGGTCGACCAAGCGAACGAAAAGATTGCTTGGCGGACATGAAGCACCAGCGAATTTGTTCTCGCCTATCGGAATATCGATTGATGCAGAAGGTCCTGACGAAATAGCCGTTAGTATAGTGGCAGAGTTAATTCAGCAAAAGAAAAAACAATGGAATGAAGAGGTAACGATTCGTGAGAGCAGTTAA